A single Equus quagga isolate Etosha38 chromosome 8, UCLA_HA_Equagga_1.0, whole genome shotgun sequence DNA region contains:
- the LOC124243263 gene encoding olfactory receptor 6B1, which yields MEVQNQTQVTKFILVGFPGNWGMRAAVFLIFLMAYILTVAENMIIILLVQQNRPLHKPMYFFLANLSFLETWYISVTVPKLLFSFWSESNSISFTHCMIQLYFFIALMCTECVLLAAMAYDRYVAICRPLHYPTIMSHGLCFHLALGSWAIGFGISLAKICFISRLSFCGPNIINHFFCDISPVLNLSCTDMSIAELVDFILALVIFLFPLSITVLSYGCILATVLRMPTGKQKAFSTCASHLVVVTIFYSATIFMYARPRAIHAFNMNKVISIFYAIVTPALNPFIYCLRNREIKEALKKLAYCQAIQLD from the coding sequence ATGGAAGTGCAGAACCAGACACAGGTCACCAAGTTCATTCTGGTGGGATTCCCCGGGAACTGGGGCATGCGTGCAGCAGTGTTTCTGATATTCCTCATGGCATATATTCTGACAGTGGCTGAAAACATGATCATCATCCTGTTGGTGCAGCAGAACCGGCCACTGCACAAGCCTATGTACTTCTTCCTGGCCAACCTGTCCTTTTTGGAGACCTGGTACATCTCTGTGACTGTACCCAAGTTGCTGTTTAGTTTTTGGTCTGAGAGCAACAGTATCTCCTTCACCCACTGTATGATACAACTTTACTTTTTCATTGCACTCATGTGCACAGAATGTGTGCTCCTGGCTGCCATGGCCTATGACCGTTACGTGGCCATTTGCCGCCCACTCCACTACCCCACAATTATGAGCCATGGGCTCTGCTTCCACCTGGCTCTTGGTTCCTGGGCCATTGGTTTTGGCATCTCCTTGGCTAAGATCTGTTTTATCTCCCGTCTCAGCTTCTGTGGCCCCAATATCATcaatcacttcttctgtgacatcTCTCCAGTACTTAACCTCTCCTGCACAGACATGTCCATAGCTGAGTTGGTGGACTTTATCCTGGCACTGGTCATCTTCCTCTTTCCACTCTCTATCACTGTCTTGTCCTATGGATGCATTCTGGCCACTGTTCTACGTATGCCCACAGGAAAGCAGAAAGCCTTCTCTACTTGTGCCTCCCATCTTGTAGTGGTCACCATCTTCTATTCAGCCACTATTTTCATGTATGCCCGGCCCCGAGCTATCCATGCCTTCAACATGAACAAAGTTATTTCCATCTTCTATGCTATTGTCACACCTGCTCTCAACCCTTTCATCTATTGCCTAAGGAACCGAGAGATCAAAGAGGCTCTGAAGAAACTGGCCTATTGTCAGGCCATCCAATTGGACTAG